From Deferrisoma camini S3R1, the proteins below share one genomic window:
- the ftsZ gene encoding cell division protein FtsZ, translating into MAKFELEETPAFQARIKVVGVGGGGGNAVNTMIAAGIQGVDFIAANTDAQALAASLAPMKVQLGSGLTRGLGAGANPEVGRQAALEDTATIADALDGADMVFITAGMGGGTGTGASPVIARVAKECGALTVGVVTKPFGFEGKRRMRQALEGVDELRQEVDTLVTIPNDRLLSIAGKQASFLDAFRMADDVLRQAVQGISDLITQAGIINVDFADVRTVMSEKGMALMGSGVRSGENRAVMAAQDAISSPLLDNVSIEGARGVLINITGPSDLGLAEVVEAATLIQEAAHEDANIIYGQVIDDSMGDRVQVTVIATGFGEAKAEQEPIHIETVRAVKAEKAQPVDYDKPAFQRRKEPAAAVRVSRVVGSDIEMESELDIPTFLRRQAD; encoded by the coding sequence ATGGCCAAGTTCGAGCTCGAAGAGACCCCTGCGTTCCAGGCCCGCATCAAGGTGGTGGGGGTGGGAGGCGGCGGCGGCAACGCCGTGAACACCATGATCGCCGCGGGGATCCAAGGCGTGGACTTCATCGCGGCCAACACCGACGCCCAGGCCCTGGCCGCGAGCCTCGCGCCCATGAAGGTGCAGCTGGGCAGCGGTCTGACCCGGGGGCTGGGGGCCGGCGCCAACCCCGAGGTGGGCCGCCAGGCCGCCCTGGAGGACACCGCCACCATCGCCGACGCCCTGGACGGTGCGGACATGGTGTTCATCACGGCCGGCATGGGCGGGGGCACGGGCACGGGCGCGAGCCCGGTGATCGCCCGGGTGGCCAAGGAGTGCGGCGCGCTCACCGTGGGCGTGGTCACCAAGCCCTTCGGCTTCGAGGGCAAGCGCCGGATGCGACAGGCCCTCGAAGGCGTGGACGAGCTGCGCCAGGAGGTGGACACCCTGGTCACCATCCCCAACGACCGGCTCCTGTCCATCGCCGGCAAGCAGGCCTCGTTCCTCGACGCGTTCCGCATGGCCGACGACGTGCTGCGCCAGGCGGTGCAGGGCATCAGCGACCTGATCACCCAGGCCGGCATCATCAACGTGGACTTTGCCGACGTGCGCACGGTCATGAGCGAGAAGGGCATGGCGCTCATGGGCAGCGGGGTGCGCAGCGGCGAGAACCGGGCGGTCATGGCGGCCCAGGACGCGATCTCGAGCCCCCTGCTGGACAACGTGAGCATCGAGGGGGCCCGGGGTGTGCTGATCAACATCACCGGCCCCTCGGACCTGGGTCTGGCCGAGGTGGTGGAGGCGGCCACCCTGATCCAGGAGGCGGCCCACGAGGACGCCAACATCATCTACGGCCAGGTGATCGACGACTCCATGGGCGACCGGGTCCAGGTGACCGTGATCGCCACCGGGTTCGGGGAGGCCAAGGCCGAGCAGGAGCCGATCCACATCGAGACCGTCCGCGCCGTGAAGGCCGAGAAGGCCCAACCCGTGGACTACGACAAGCCCGCCTTTCAGCGCCGCAAGGAGCCGGCCGCGGCCGTGCGGGTCAGCCGGGTGGTGGGCAGCGACATCGAGATGGAGAGCGAGCTCGACATCCCCACGTTCCTCCGGAGGCAGGCCGACTAG
- the murC gene encoding UDP-N-acetylmuramate--L-alanine ligase: MYRKDHRIHFVGIGGIGMSGIAEVLLNLGYPVSGSDLRDTPITRRLAGLGARIHQGHAAEHVGDATVVVTSSAVGPDNPEVVEAHRRGVPVIPRAEMLAELMRMKYAVAVAGAHGKTTTTSMVGAVLSEAGLDPTVVVGGRLRGVGTNAVLGRGEFLVAEADESDGSFLTLVPTVAVITNIDREHMNHYGSEQALEQAFVDFANKVPFYGAVVLCLDDPRVQEVLPAVRKRVIAYGLSAQAEVRARDVSTTGARTRFEVVVRGAAVGRVDLAVPGVHNVRNALAAVAVADELGVDPGLACRALCAFEGVERRSQVVGEAGGVIVVDDYGHHPTEIQAVLAALKEAYGRRVVAVFQPHRYSRTADLMDRFATCFYDADTVLVTDIYPAGEDPVEGVTAGALAEGLRTHGHRDAAFVGPLDAVPDAVVERARPGDLVVTLGAGSIGGVGARIVARLAEGDTHGENSAG, translated from the coding sequence GTGTACCGCAAAGACCATCGCATCCATTTCGTGGGGATCGGAGGCATCGGGATGAGCGGCATCGCCGAGGTGCTGCTGAACCTGGGCTACCCGGTGAGCGGGTCCGACCTGCGGGACACCCCGATCACCCGGCGCCTCGCCGGCCTCGGGGCCCGGATCCATCAGGGCCACGCGGCCGAGCACGTGGGCGACGCCACCGTGGTGGTGACCTCGTCGGCGGTGGGGCCCGACAACCCGGAGGTGGTCGAGGCCCACCGCCGGGGCGTGCCGGTGATCCCCCGGGCCGAGATGCTGGCCGAGCTCATGCGCATGAAGTACGCCGTGGCCGTGGCCGGGGCCCACGGAAAGACCACCACCACCTCCATGGTGGGGGCCGTGCTGAGCGAGGCCGGGCTGGACCCCACGGTGGTGGTGGGCGGCCGGCTACGGGGCGTGGGCACCAACGCCGTGCTCGGCCGGGGCGAGTTCCTGGTGGCCGAGGCGGATGAGAGCGACGGCAGCTTCCTCACCCTGGTGCCCACGGTGGCGGTCATCACGAACATCGACCGGGAACACATGAACCACTATGGCAGCGAACAGGCCCTCGAGCAGGCGTTCGTGGACTTCGCCAACAAGGTGCCGTTCTACGGGGCCGTGGTCCTGTGCCTCGACGACCCCCGGGTGCAGGAGGTGCTGCCGGCCGTGCGCAAGCGGGTGATCGCCTACGGCCTGTCGGCCCAGGCCGAGGTGCGGGCCCGCGACGTGAGCACCACCGGCGCGCGGACCCGGTTCGAGGTGGTGGTGCGGGGTGCGGCCGTGGGCCGGGTGGACCTGGCCGTGCCCGGCGTCCACAACGTACGCAACGCCCTGGCCGCGGTGGCGGTGGCCGACGAGCTGGGGGTGGATCCGGGGCTGGCATGCCGCGCCCTGTGCGCCTTCGAAGGGGTGGAGCGCCGCAGCCAGGTGGTGGGCGAGGCCGGAGGGGTGATCGTGGTGGACGACTACGGCCACCACCCCACCGAGATTCAGGCCGTGCTGGCCGCCCTCAAGGAGGCGTACGGCCGGCGGGTCGTGGCCGTGTTCCAGCCCCATCGGTACTCCCGCACGGCCGACCTGATGGACCGATTCGCCACGTGCTTCTACGACGCGGACACCGTGCTCGTGACCGACATCTACCCGGCCGGCGAGGACCCCGTGGAGGGGGTCACCGCAGGGGCCCTGGCCGAGGGGCTGCGGACCCACGGCCACCGGGACGCGGCGTTCGTGGGGCCGTTGGACGCCGTACCCGACGCCGTGGTGGAACGGGCCCGGCCCGGGGACCTGGTGGTGACCCTGGGGGCCGGCAGCATCGGGGGCGTGGGCGCGCGGATCGTTGCGCGGTTGGCAGAAGGAGACACCCATGGCGAGAACAGCGCTGGATGA
- the ftsA gene encoding cell division protein FtsA, giving the protein MRAGTRQIVGLDIGTTKICAVVAETSAEGIRVLGFGTHPSKGLRKGVVVNIEATVQSIRKAVEEAEIMADREIRQVFAGIAGGHIQGFNSHGVIPLRDREVRPADVRRVLDAARAVAIPMDREVIHILPQEYIVDDQDGIREPLGMSGVRLEARVHMVTGAVTSAQNIVKCCNRAGLQVADIVLEPLASAEAVLTEDEREIGVALVDMGGGTTDILVVSQGAVRHSSVLALGGAHVTNDIAVGLRTPVADAEKIKRRHGCALASLVGKDETLEVPSVGGRRPRVMNRKILAEIVEPRMEELLTLVQQDLEKAGMEDRLASGLVLTGGGSLLEGVVEMAEQVFGGVPVRRGYPQGPESLPDGLRDPAFATSVGLVLYAARAGTEGLGPLDSDDQNLFAKIASRMKSWFRNFF; this is encoded by the coding sequence GTGAGGGCTGGCACGCGTCAGATCGTCGGGCTGGACATCGGCACCACCAAGATCTGCGCCGTGGTGGCCGAGACCTCGGCCGAGGGCATCCGGGTCCTCGGGTTCGGCACCCACCCTTCCAAGGGCCTGCGCAAGGGGGTGGTGGTCAACATCGAGGCCACGGTCCAGTCGATCCGCAAGGCCGTGGAAGAGGCCGAGATCATGGCCGACCGGGAGATCCGTCAGGTGTTCGCCGGCATCGCCGGCGGGCACATCCAGGGGTTCAACAGCCACGGCGTGATCCCCCTGAGGGATCGGGAGGTGCGGCCGGCCGACGTCCGGCGGGTGCTCGACGCGGCCCGGGCCGTGGCCATCCCCATGGACCGGGAGGTGATCCACATCCTGCCCCAGGAGTACATCGTGGACGACCAGGACGGCATCCGCGAGCCCCTGGGCATGAGCGGCGTGCGGCTGGAGGCCCGGGTCCACATGGTCACCGGCGCCGTGACCAGCGCCCAGAACATCGTGAAGTGCTGCAACCGGGCGGGGCTCCAGGTGGCAGACATCGTGCTCGAGCCCCTGGCCAGCGCCGAGGCGGTGCTCACCGAGGACGAGCGGGAGATCGGAGTGGCCCTGGTGGACATGGGCGGCGGCACCACCGACATCCTGGTGGTCAGCCAGGGCGCCGTGCGCCACTCCTCGGTGCTGGCACTGGGCGGGGCCCACGTGACGAACGACATCGCCGTGGGGCTGCGCACCCCGGTGGCCGACGCCGAGAAGATCAAGCGACGCCACGGCTGCGCCCTGGCGTCGCTGGTGGGCAAGGACGAGACCCTGGAGGTGCCGAGCGTGGGCGGCCGCCGGCCCCGGGTGATGAACCGGAAGATTCTGGCCGAGATCGTGGAGCCCCGCATGGAGGAGCTGCTGACCCTGGTGCAGCAGGACCTGGAGAAGGCCGGCATGGAAGACCGGCTGGCCTCGGGCCTGGTGCTCACCGGCGGGGGCAGCCTGCTCGAAGGGGTCGTGGAGATGGCCGAGCAGGTGTTCGGAGGGGTGCCGGTGCGGCGGGGCTACCCCCAGGGGCCCGAGAGCCTGCCCGACGGCCTGCGGGACCCGGCGTTCGCCACCAGCGTGGGGCTCGTCCTGTACGCGGCCCGGGCGGGCACCGAGGGGTTGGGTCCCCTGGACTCCGACGACCAGAACCTGTTCGCCAAGATCGCCAGCCGGATGAAGTCGTGGTTTCGCAACTTTTTCTGA
- the murB gene encoding UDP-N-acetylmuramate dehydrogenase: MARTALDEIQERVRGRVVLNAPMDRLTTLRVGGPADLLVYPEDQEDLATLVSFLTQRGLPYFVLGNGSNLVVRDGGIRGAVICLTEGFRGLEAREGASFRVEAGVAVRRMVRWTVDRGITGFEPLVGIPGSVGGALAMNAGAWDTEIADRVVELEVLTPGGGVEVLGRSELRFRYRGLDLPPGCVIVAAVLEGEPAEPEAVKERARELYARRKESQPLQEPSAGSVFKNPAGAKAARLIEACALKGVRVGDAEVSRIHANFIVNAGMATASQVVALIGMIQERVYVKHRIKLEPEVRIVGEWAKGKLRVQE, encoded by the coding sequence ATGGCGAGAACAGCGCTGGATGAGATCCAAGAGCGCGTCCGGGGGCGGGTGGTTCTGAACGCGCCCATGGACCGCCTGACCACCCTCCGGGTGGGGGGACCGGCCGACCTGCTGGTGTACCCCGAGGACCAGGAGGATCTGGCGACCCTGGTCTCGTTCCTGACCCAACGGGGCCTCCCCTACTTCGTCCTGGGGAACGGGTCCAACCTGGTGGTCCGGGACGGCGGCATCCGGGGCGCCGTGATCTGCCTGACCGAAGGGTTCCGGGGCCTGGAAGCCCGGGAGGGGGCGTCGTTCCGGGTGGAGGCCGGGGTGGCCGTCCGGCGGATGGTCCGGTGGACCGTGGACCGGGGGATCACCGGGTTCGAGCCCCTGGTGGGCATCCCGGGGTCGGTGGGAGGGGCCCTCGCCATGAACGCCGGGGCGTGGGACACCGAGATCGCCGATCGGGTGGTGGAGCTGGAGGTCCTGACCCCGGGCGGCGGGGTGGAGGTGCTCGGCCGTTCGGAGCTTCGGTTCCGGTACCGGGGCCTGGACCTGCCCCCCGGCTGCGTGATCGTGGCCGCCGTGTTGGAGGGGGAGCCGGCCGAGCCCGAGGCGGTGAAGGAGCGGGCCCGGGAGCTCTACGCCCGGCGGAAGGAGTCCCAGCCGCTGCAGGAGCCCAGCGCCGGCAGCGTGTTCAAAAACCCCGCCGGCGCCAAGGCGGCCCGCCTGATCGAGGCGTGCGCCCTCAAGGGGGTCCGGGTGGGCGATGCCGAGGTTTCGCGGATCCACGCGAACTTCATCGTGAACGCCGGCATGGCCACCGCCAGCCAGGTGGTGGCCCTGATCGGCATGATCCAGGAGCGGGTGTACGTGAAGCACCGGATCAAGCTGGAGCCCGAGGTCCGGATCGTGGGGGAGTGGGCCAAGGGGAAGCTGCGGGTGCAGGAGTGA
- a CDS encoding cell division protein FtsQ/DivIB: protein MRDEPFAAENSNPRPALAPLAVTLVWLAAGAALAVALYAGFRRTAGTVFPVATVRVEGTVRTDPEAVRRAVGVEPGDPLFGLDVAGIRRAAERLPWVREARVIRQVPGTVRIVVTEWEPRYLIRTDRLAYLTAEGHVVPVPVAPGDDYPVITGVSPAQLRRRGEVRQALLELLGLLGGGLAGEELGEVHVDPEEGITVYTDRRAVRFGLGGFGEKLERLARLDRHLSRTGQWARTVDLDYEDRIVARLEGPYRKGGRR, encoded by the coding sequence GTGAGAGACGAGCCCTTCGCGGCGGAGAACTCGAACCCCCGACCGGCCCTGGCTCCCCTGGCCGTCACCCTGGTGTGGCTGGCGGCCGGGGCGGCGCTGGCCGTGGCCCTGTACGCCGGGTTCCGCCGGACCGCGGGCACGGTGTTCCCGGTGGCGACGGTTCGGGTGGAGGGCACGGTGCGCACCGACCCCGAGGCGGTCCGCCGGGCCGTGGGCGTAGAGCCCGGGGACCCGCTGTTCGGCCTCGACGTGGCCGGCATCCGGCGGGCCGCCGAGCGGCTGCCGTGGGTGCGGGAGGCCCGGGTGATCCGCCAGGTGCCCGGCACCGTGCGGATCGTGGTGACCGAGTGGGAGCCCCGGTACCTGATCCGCACCGACCGCCTGGCCTACCTCACGGCCGAGGGCCATGTGGTGCCCGTTCCGGTGGCGCCCGGGGACGACTACCCGGTGATCACCGGCGTCTCGCCCGCCCAGCTGCGCCGGCGAGGCGAGGTGCGCCAGGCCCTGCTGGAGCTCCTGGGGCTGCTCGGGGGCGGGCTGGCCGGAGAGGAGCTGGGCGAGGTCCACGTGGACCCGGAGGAGGGCATCACCGTGTACACCGACCGACGGGCGGTGCGGTTCGGGCTCGGGGGGTTCGGGGAGAAGCTCGAGCGCCTGGCCCGGCTGGACCGCCACCTGTCCCGCACCGGGCAGTGGGCCCGCACCGTGGACCTGGACTACGAGGACCGGATCGTGGCCCGCCTCGAGGGGCCGTATCGCAAGGGAGGCCGACGGTGA
- a CDS encoding B12-binding domain-containing radical SAM protein has product MRNPRPPCPDAPVRCALVYPNRLAVAAANLGFQCLYGLLSRKGWVCHRAAADTPRTREADRALAEYDVVAASLSFEGDYPAFLELLSGGGIPLRAALRGDAAPLVVVGGIAPSLNPEPLAPFADIVFLGEAEAGLEGLLSFLETHRPLPRQDLLASLARAGLPGVYVPSLQGPGSGAGVRRVWAPVPWDPARTRFRVEGDPFGGAYLLEVSRGCPHACRFCAAGYATRPFRPLPAERLLPWIRAGAREAGRVGLVGAAVSDHPAFEDLAEAALEAGAGFTVSSFRAENLTPRAAELLARGGLQTLTVALEAGTPRLRALLGKRITEDHLLEAARIAGEAGIPNLRIYAMVGLPTETDEDVDALARLAEKARSALGRGQVTVSVAPFVPKPHTPLQWEAVAPEALVRARIRRLQSLCGRVRGVRAVAEAPKWSRLQALWSRGGRDVAELLEQGVRSGDWRAVLRTPLARRELDAPRDPGGPLPWDFVEGVPDRAHLAREREAALAGRPPVPCRPGTCTVCGVCGG; this is encoded by the coding sequence GTGAGGAACCCCCGCCCCCCCTGCCCGGACGCGCCGGTTCGGTGCGCCTTGGTCTACCCGAACCGCCTGGCCGTGGCCGCGGCCAACCTGGGGTTCCAGTGCCTCTACGGGCTGCTGAGCCGAAAGGGGTGGGTCTGCCACCGGGCGGCGGCAGACACCCCCCGCACCCGGGAGGCGGACCGTGCGCTCGCCGAGTACGACGTGGTGGCCGCCAGCCTGTCGTTCGAGGGCGACTACCCCGCGTTCCTGGAGCTGCTCTCCGGCGGCGGGATCCCCTTGCGGGCGGCCCTGCGGGGGGACGCCGCCCCCCTGGTGGTGGTGGGCGGGATCGCCCCCAGCCTGAACCCGGAGCCCCTGGCCCCGTTCGCGGACATCGTGTTCCTGGGGGAGGCCGAGGCCGGGCTGGAGGGGCTCCTGTCCTTCCTGGAGACCCACCGCCCCCTGCCCCGGCAGGACCTCCTGGCCTCGCTGGCCCGTGCCGGGCTGCCCGGGGTGTACGTGCCCTCCCTCCAGGGCCCCGGCTCGGGCGCCGGGGTGCGGCGGGTCTGGGCCCCCGTGCCCTGGGACCCTGCCCGGACCCGATTCCGGGTGGAGGGGGACCCGTTCGGCGGAGCCTACCTCCTCGAGGTGAGCCGGGGGTGCCCCCACGCCTGCCGGTTCTGCGCGGCCGGCTACGCCACCCGGCCGTTCCGCCCCCTTCCGGCCGAGCGTCTCCTTCCGTGGATCCGGGCCGGCGCACGCGAGGCCGGGCGCGTGGGGCTGGTGGGTGCGGCCGTATCCGATCATCCGGCCTTCGAGGACCTGGCCGAGGCCGCCCTGGAGGCGGGCGCGGGCTTCACGGTGAGCTCGTTTCGGGCCGAGAACCTCACCCCGCGGGCGGCCGAGCTCCTGGCCCGGGGCGGGCTCCAGACGCTGACCGTGGCCCTGGAAGCGGGAACCCCCCGGCTGCGGGCGCTGCTGGGCAAGCGGATCACCGAGGACCACCTGCTGGAGGCCGCCCGGATCGCCGGGGAGGCCGGCATCCCCAACCTACGGATCTACGCCATGGTGGGGCTGCCCACCGAGACCGATGAGGACGTGGACGCCCTGGCCCGGCTGGCCGAGAAGGCCCGGTCCGCCCTGGGGCGGGGTCAGGTCACGGTCAGCGTGGCCCCGTTCGTGCCCAAGCCCCACACCCCCCTCCAGTGGGAGGCCGTGGCCCCCGAGGCCCTCGTGCGGGCCCGGATCCGGCGGCTTCAATCCCTGTGCGGAAGGGTCCGGGGGGTGCGGGCCGTGGCCGAGGCGCCCAAGTGGTCCCGGCTCCAGGCCCTGTGGAGCCGGGGTGGCCGGGACGTGGCCGAGCTCCTGGAGCAAGGGGTGCGCTCCGGCGACTGGCGCGCGGTGCTGCGCACGCCCTTGGCCCGGCGCGAGCTCGACGCCCCCCGGGACCCGGGCGGCCCCCTGCCCTGGGACTTCGTCGAAGGCGTGCCCGACCGGGCCCACCTGGCCCGGGAGCGCGAGGCCGCCCTGGCCGGCAGGCCCCCCGTGCCCTGCCGCCCCGGCACCTGTACCGTGTGCGGGGTCTGTGGGGGATGA
- a CDS encoding D-alanine--D-alanine ligase: MSRVAVLLGGRSNEREVSLRTGRAVAEALRRKGHDVTEVDAVGDWVERLLGLRPEAAFVALHGRWGEDGTVQGLLEMLDIPYTGSGVLASALAMDKVASKRVFEACGIPTPPWQVLPPGRGAEAVEVLTPLVAKPPRGGSTLGVGVARTPDEVPAALRTARGCEDTVLVEGFIEGRELTVGLLDELELPVVEIVPESGFYDYEAKYTAGRTRYLCPAPLAEAEASRSVEVARAAYAVLGCSGAARVDLRLDPQGNPWVLEVNTIPGMTPTSLLPKAAAAAGIGFDDLVERMLSGASLKA, encoded by the coding sequence ATGAGCCGGGTGGCGGTGCTGCTGGGCGGACGGAGCAACGAGCGGGAGGTGAGCCTGCGCACGGGCCGGGCCGTGGCCGAGGCCCTCCGGCGCAAGGGGCACGACGTGACCGAGGTGGACGCGGTCGGCGACTGGGTGGAGCGGCTCCTGGGCCTTCGGCCCGAGGCCGCGTTCGTGGCGCTGCACGGCCGGTGGGGCGAGGACGGCACGGTCCAGGGGCTGCTGGAGATGCTCGACATCCCCTACACCGGGTCCGGGGTGCTGGCGAGCGCCCTGGCCATGGACAAGGTGGCCTCGAAGCGGGTGTTCGAGGCCTGCGGCATCCCCACCCCGCCGTGGCAGGTGCTGCCCCCCGGCCGGGGGGCCGAGGCCGTGGAGGTCCTCACCCCGTTGGTGGCCAAGCCCCCGCGGGGCGGCTCCACCCTGGGGGTCGGGGTGGCCCGCACCCCCGACGAGGTCCCGGCCGCCCTCCGCACGGCCCGGGGGTGCGAGGACACGGTGCTGGTCGAGGGGTTCATCGAGGGGCGGGAGCTCACGGTGGGGCTCCTGGACGAATTGGAGCTGCCCGTGGTGGAGATCGTGCCGGAGTCGGGGTTCTACGACTACGAGGCCAAGTACACGGCCGGACGCACCCGCTACCTGTGCCCGGCGCCCCTGGCCGAGGCCGAGGCCTCCCGCTCGGTGGAGGTGGCCCGGGCGGCTTACGCCGTCCTGGGGTGCTCGGGTGCGGCCCGGGTGGACCTGCGGCTCGATCCCCAGGGCAACCCCTGGGTCCTCGAGGTGAACACGATCCCGGGCATGACGCCCACGAGCCTGCTGCCCAAGGCCGCGGCCGCGGCAGGCATCGGGTTCGACGACCTGGTGGAACGGATGCTCTCCGGGGCGTCCCTGAAGGCGTGA